A part of Halomarina litorea genomic DNA contains:
- a CDS encoding DUF4396 domain-containing protein, with protein sequence MSTSASVVGPAVLQSAGGLAEFAKQLERAFEPAREVLVPILSNPVVVGAWAVVVLACLGVLWWDLRSNNEPLPSMMKAVWTLVVAYSGPFGLGVYWYSGRTQIPHDSLWRRGFRSTSHCYSGCGAGEVVGISLAQGLLALTVGWVAAVTFGFAYLFGYALTIGPLMQDGVSFKEATWDALLSETPSITVMEIFAIGTDLLLAADAHMGEVLFWSALAFSLSIGFLVAWPVNVLLVKFGVKEGMSDPSEMRGGASAAD encoded by the coding sequence ATGTCCACAAGCGCCAGCGTCGTCGGACCGGCCGTGCTCCAATCGGCCGGTGGACTCGCGGAGTTCGCCAAACAGCTCGAACGCGCGTTCGAGCCGGCCCGGGAGGTACTCGTCCCGATTCTGTCGAACCCCGTTGTCGTCGGGGCGTGGGCCGTCGTCGTCCTCGCCTGCCTCGGCGTGCTCTGGTGGGACCTCCGGTCGAACAACGAGCCGCTGCCCTCGATGATGAAGGCAGTCTGGACGCTCGTGGTCGCCTACTCCGGCCCGTTCGGACTGGGGGTCTACTGGTACTCCGGGCGGACGCAGATCCCCCACGACTCGCTGTGGCGACGGGGCTTCCGCTCGACGAGCCACTGCTACTCGGGGTGTGGCGCGGGCGAGGTCGTCGGCATCTCCCTCGCACAGGGCCTCCTCGCGCTCACCGTCGGGTGGGTCGCGGCGGTCACCTTCGGGTTCGCGTACCTCTTCGGGTACGCGCTCACCATCGGCCCGCTGATGCAGGACGGCGTGAGTTTCAAAGAAGCGACGTGGGACGCCCTCCTGAGCGAGACGCCCTCCATCACCGTCATGGAGATATTCGCCATCGGCACCGACCTCCTGCTGGCCGCCGACGCGCACATGGGCGAGGTACTGTTCTGGTCGGCGCTCGCCTTCTCGCTGTCCATCGGCTTCCTCGTCGCGTGGCCGGTGAACGTCCTCCTCGTGAAGTTCGGCGTCAAGGAGGGCATGAGTGACCCCTCGGAGATGCGCGGAGGCGCCTCCGCCGCCGACTGA